In Erigeron canadensis isolate Cc75 chromosome 8, C_canadensis_v1, whole genome shotgun sequence, the DNA window ATGCTGAAGTCTGTCTTCTAGAAGATTCATGATGTCAAATATCTCATTGCTGTCAGGTGGTGCATACTTAGAAACCAATTCAAGAACTGTACACTGAGCCCATTCACTGAATTCCTTGATCCTGCAAGCAAACAGTTAAAATAGTCAGTAATAGAGCTAGACACCAAACTAGTTTCTTTGTTGCTCTATCCTTTGCTTTAGCTTAAAATTTTTAGATCCAACTTGAAATCCAGAAGCCATGAATCTCCAAGTTCAAAGAATCGCATACTAATATGAcgaaaataaatttataaaaaagacTGTTGGTGATCTTACAAAGACACTCCTACCTATTTAACAGGTAATATATAACTGGTTTACTGATTAAGGCCTCTCTTTCCCTTGCTGCTTCCTCCGATGTACTTGCTTCCAAGCCCCATATCTCTTGTAAAGCAAATAAACAGTTTGCAACTACCTATATAAGTTGCACTTGATTTGTTAAAACGATTCCAGCTTATAGAAGATAAATGTAACATCACGATATACTGAATTATTTCCATGACAAGAACCACAATGGCATAAAGAAAAACATGCAAGTTACTAAGATCTAAAATTATATGGTTTACAACACAGCTACACATGCGCAAAGGTCTAATACAAACAAGCCACCACAAACAAGAATGGAGTGAGCCTTAAAAGCATTGTAAATGTGATGCTAAAACTGCCATCAGTGCTTGCATGCACCAAAGAGTTTCTATTGGTGCAATGAAAGACATATATAAGTTCAATAGGGATATAATCTCTTTGAAATTTGACAGTAGTCcggaaaaaaatattattcctAGATTAAAACTTTCTCAAATTTTCATTAACAGTTCCAAATTACTGGCCCAAACAAATTCAACCATCTGCACTGTTCTTTTACAACCATTACATTATGATAAACTACAAAGGACTATATATTCAATGTGTCACAtcttcttttactttttattaccttgatattttttctaaaagatGCAAGTGTTAAAGGATTGCTTGGGAATGCTATTTATTATCTGCTTATTGCATTATTTAAACACACGTATACAATTATAAGTGTTTGGATTGCATATGCTTCTCTACTTATATTAGGGTACATCCATACACACTATTCAACAAGCAGCTTAGTACTCACTTAATTCAAGCTGTTCATTAAGTAGATAGACAGCTCTAAAGATAAGCAATCCCTAACACCCTCATTTAAAACGATAACATATTACAAGCGGAAAAATCTCTCACCTGAGCATCCGAATCGTTAAGCATGAGATGCTTAAGAAGAGGTGGAAAATCAGCATCTAAACAAGTAGAAGCCGATATATGATACAACTTCACTACCCCAACAGCCGCAACCATCCTCACATAACTATTGCCATCTTTCAACCCCGCACCCAGTGGTCCCACTAAATACTCAACCAAATTTGGCACACGTAATGAACACAAACTTCTTAACGCCAGCCCTCTTATCATCGGATCCTCATCTTTACAATCTCTTTGTAAAAAATTAATCGTAAGCAACGCAAGATCCGGATTATACTTTGCATAATTACCAACATACAAGTAACACATTTTCTTCAAAACTATATCTGAAGTTGCCGAACACATCACCATCTCACTAAAAACCGATGACACGTCAATCCCGATTGTCATGTAGGATATCACCTTCTTGAATAAATCCCGTTTTGAGTCATCTGTCCCAGGTGCCCTACTCCCTGCCAGCTGTCTTAGCTGCATCTTTAAATCCGTTACCTCCCCTTTACTGTTCAATTTCACATTTCAATATCAATTAGTACTATAACTAAACTATCTTTTTCATGACTTTTTATTTGCACACCAAATATTGACAGACAAAATGCACACATATTTACAATCTGTCAACTACGGATTGAAACTCACAAACTGCTAGCTTATGGTCACCTTAGATACCGTCAGATCAAACACCCCTTTTTTCTAAGAAAATTTTCAAAAGGCATTTCTACACAAATCCGGACATGTTCAAAATTTATCGACAATGGGACAGGAACCCACAAGTCCACGACCTATTAGTTAATGGGTCACCTCAAATACTGTCAGGTCGGCAAAAAGGCCCCTGCTTTATGATTAATAACTACAACTATCATTACACTTATTTAACAATCCACAAATACATACAATTTGTCAGCTATCAAGTATATAACCGACTACCTATTAGTTGATGAGTCAACTCAGATACCGTAACTCGATTATAACCACAACTATAACTATGCATACAATTTAAGATCTACTACATTTTACAttacaatatataattaaacttcATAATAAAGGGATTCAAGTAAGTGGGGTTTTTGTTAATAGCTAAAGAGCTGATATAAAATATGATGTAATTAAAGGGATCAGATAAAACAGATTACTAAAATAGATGTTAgatatagattgatatatatatatatatatatatacccggAGGGTTGAGAAGGGGAAGCAGATCGTTGAGATGGAgccatttttcttttctttgtgaGGAAGGAGTTAATATTTGATCTGGTCTTCAGAGGAACATATACATATGTGATGATTTCTTACTTGTTTTTCAATTAtcattactcgtattattttctttatttattttcaagaatatatgatatgatagtattttttattagcttattaatttataaattttaaaaaatattactgTATATATAAAAGCTAAAATATATGGATGTTttctattaattaaaaattatgattatCTTTTAGGTGGGTGTTAAAAATTGGTATGATTTTTCATAAACTAATTGTTTTTATTGagattttttattatactaaagcacaattgctctaataacttatcgatcaATTACAGCTctcgattttttaaagttgacgtACACTTTTGTTATTATCGGCACCTTTATGGTTATTTTAATAGGGTTAAGTGCatgaaaatgtaaaaaactatgtccaaaaagttattgtgtgcataaacttaCAGAACCtctattgtatgtaactaactcgGAAAAAagttcatgcacacaataactttttggacataatttattatttcttcATGCACTTAACCCATTTTAATATTGTATTATGTGTTAAATGATGacaaattgtttttatttaactcTAGTTGCTCTGTTATagttttcttgacattgtttGCCGTGGTATTTTGTAATTAACGTCATCTTTATAACTATTTGATACCACACGTTAAATActattttatgttgttattttAATTGGCTTGTGTAATTATGTGTGCTAAACAATAAAGATATATTCATACGTTGGTTTTCACAAtcaaattttttgatttttctttacgCGTGCACATGATTCATAATGCCAAAACACTCTTAATCATAGTAAAGTGAGAACTTGTCTAAACCGAATCCCTCAAACTGAGTCGGCTGCCAAAAAAGACCCACTAAGCTTCTCTTAACCACTtgataattaactaattattataagGGTCAAGCTTGTGCTTGGCAAGACTTGAACCCCCGCCTATACGGAAAACTTGAATATCTCTAGCTAGTTGAACTAACCTTCATTGGCATCAAGAaattgttgttcaaaaaaatgtTACTACACATTATAATACAACGATAACAAATATCTATTGTTGGTTATTTATGTTCCGCAactattttacttttaatcatTTGAAATGACAAAATTAATGATTTTCTTCTTAACTtcagttttatttattaataataacaagtCATTTACTCGTACATTTAGGGTATGAAGTATCTTTACTCCTTTTTTTTGAGCTCTAACCTTCTATTAGGTAACGTTTTTAATATCACAGTCAACTCGGCATGGCAATTTACAGTTCAACCTCGGTGCGACTTTGGCCTCCAACGTGAGACTAAAGGGACTTTGTATGGTTTGTGCTTCTAGTAAGCGTCACGATGAGTTACAAAAGGCGAAGGCAATTGAGATTAAAGAATTATTGGAGTTGGGTGAAATCAAATCGGGAAAAGGAAAAAACCAGGTCGGGACGTTAAGAAGGGTCGGGGATACACGTTGGGGTTCCCATTATAATTCCATTTGTAGTTTGATTAACATGTTTGGTGTCACTCGGGCTTTTCTCAAGGGAATAATGGAGGACAAAACTAATAATACCCGTGCTTAACGTGGAGATGCTCAAGTGGCTTATACTCACTTGAAGTCATTCGAGTTTGTGTTTGTTCTTCACATGATAAAAGAGGTGATGCAAAAGACTGATGCACTTTCTCAAGGATTACAAAAGAAATCCCAAGACATCCTTAATGCAATGGAGTCAGTTTCAGCCACAAAGGTTAGTCTTAATGATTTTAGAAACAATGGATGAGATTCTTTAATTGagaaagttattattattattattatttttgtcaaagaTATGACATAGAGCAGCCCGATATGAAGGCTCCATATAAATCTACTCGGTATCGGCCTCGTAAAAATGATCTTCATGTTacatttgaacatttttaccgAGTAGATTTGTTTATGGAGACATTGGATAAGCAAATACATGAGATAGATTGTAGATTCAGTGAGCATAAAGTAGAGTTGTTATCTCTTGGTGCGACTTTATGCTCAAAACAGATTAATATTGGTGACATTGTTCTTCTTGTTGAGAAATATTATCCTATCGACTTTACTGAGCAAGAGAGAAATCAATTAAGATGTCAATTGGAGACTTTTCAAGTTGAAAGGATAAATAATGCCAAGCTAAGTAAGGTACCAACCCTTTCTGATCTCTGCCAAACTCTTGTAGAAACTGGAAAAAATAGTATGTACGATTTGGTTGAAAGAGTGTGTCGCCTACTCTTGACACTTCCGGTTTCGACTGAAACAACAGAGAGGGGAATTTCGACAATGAAGATATTCAAGACTCGCCTACGTAATAAGATGTCCGATGACAATCTAGCAAACAGTATGGTGATTTACATAGAAAAAGAAATTGCTAGCAAGTTTGATGCGGAGTCCataattgaagaattcaagGTTCTTAAAGGTCGAAAGGCtaaactttaatttctttagtGAATCGAACCAGGTACCAACCGTTTGTCTCCTTTTTAATGTTTACCATGTCTTGGACAAGTATTTAGTTTTTTAgtgattgaaactttttttttataataatagtatttaaTTTTTGACCCGACCCGAATCAAATCACTGACCCGAATATATTATCCGGAAAATAgccttaagaaaaaaaaaaattagatcccGACCCCCTACTCAAAAATTTCTAGCTTCGCCACTGTTTGTATTGCATTTGAGTTTAGAAATGAGTAATAGGAGTATATGTTAATCACTAATGTATAACTACTTAtcactatctatactatattataaaacagatctcccctgtttacattttaagtttcaacatttactttcccaaaatgctcatatttcaattctatatttacctaatattttttttctctcctcaaatctcaaccaatcatttgttttctctttcctccataaatcatttatcacaagaaccgtaaatcgataaattataaaaattatatgggtgttcttaaaatttcatgctctttcattagagatatcattcaatatactttcgacgaatttttaaatccgagggcggatcccgtacggctaagacatttggctatcacactctatgacctatcaccctcatcttctcaccgtcgcaacgcgcgggtacttgctctcgttaaaTTTTATGTATTAAGAAGATTAAAATTACAATGTCAGATTTAAAgtaaaagaagaaagagagaaaggtgGGTTTTGTAGTGTTTATGATCGATTTGTTACTTATTTTAATGGTGAATGAAAACATGACCTTGAAAATCACATTAATGTTAAAAAGCAATGGAAAACAACTTTCATGAGGTTGGTGATTCCATAGATCttgaagaaatatatatgcTATGGACTGGCTATGAATATATACACAACCAAAAAGTTTTGTAACAAAGATTTAACATATTGAGCAGTTGTAGAGGTGACCAATTTATACACAAAACAAGACTACTCTTCCATTAAACCAACAAAACATAATCATAACTCAAAAATAATCTTGTATGATATGCACATATGATATAGAAGCTCGACCGATCAGATAGAATTGCTAAACGGTTATTTGTAGGTAGTAGCTCTGTCATACTCCCTGCAGCAAATACCCTTCAATCTCACTTAAGTGAGTGGCAGGTGGTCGGTTAACTGGATTGTTGGATGACTTCATTTCATTAAAAAAGCAGATATTACAAAGATATGAAATCAACCATAGATGTGAAACAAAACTGTATTGTATCGCTAATAACTTTGGAATGCttcatgttgttaaaaaaaaagtacaccTTGGGCGACTTTTAACTTGTTGCAAGTGACCTAAGTGTCAAAATTTTAACACATGTTGTAGTTGCATTTCTTGCGCAAAAGAGTATTTCCAATGTTGATCAATCTGATTTGTTGTTCGATGTTGCCTAGACAATATGGTCGTCTGGCCCACTCATTAGAGGAGAACTTTCTCCTAGTGGACTTCTTGGAGGGTGATATCCCCTATATGATAGTAATGAAGATGTCAACCCATGAGCTTTTCTACTGGCTTCAAATCCTGCAATATCGAACGTGATCATCCTTGCCCTTGTCTCAACCATGTAGGAAGCTGCATCACGAGAAAAAGTTGCACCTTATCATGAAATAGAAACCATTGTTTTAGTAGGACAATTATAATGAATAGTTGaagattttaaaacaaaaagaaatggacaaaaaagttatatattgtaGGTTCACAAATTTGTTTGATTCAGAATACATAGGCACCAAGTTTTAGGCTGACTTGTTGCCGAAATAATGTGAAGCTAACCAAAAAATTCCTTCTAAACAAACAGTCGAACTGAAACCCTTATTGAAAATATTTGGTTTCAGAAATAATATGGAACCTTATCATGAATTATAACTTTATCCAAGCAAGGAAAAGAAGAACCGAATTGATGTCTTAACCTATAGATATTCTCAGATGCAAATGAATTGTCATTTACCTGCTATTTCTGGCACTTGGCCACTACGGTCTTCATATGTAGGGAATAATGCAGCTGGAGCAGTAAGAAGTTCTAAAGCACCCTGGCTTCTGATGGATCCTTCTAATAATAAGCCAATAACATTTTTAGGAAGTTCAAAACTTGTACCAGCAATATTTGTGCTCACAGTTGATGTTTCTGCCACTAGAGTCCTTAGATCAAGCATcgtcattttctcaaagatttgAGGAAGCAACAGTTTTGAGAGCGTGATTGAGCTTTCCTGCAATGAAAACATTGAAGTGGTagaataattattataatatacataCTCAAAATTTAGTTTCGATCTTACCTGCCATAAAACATCTACAGCTTCATGATTAGTTCCAAGTAACGACAGTAGCTTTTCGGCATCAATGAAGAATCCAAGCACCAAAGAATCAGTAACAATGTCACATATGTAAGGCTTTCCAGTCAAAACCTCATAAAGACCCAAAGTACTTCCATGTGTAAATGTTGAATGCAAGGAGTGCATGCTTCCTGTTATCTTACTTCCCCACTATTAcagaaaatatatagtttagttAAATGATCATTAGATGTGTATAGCAAATTCTTAATGTAATCCACCAGTTTAATCAATTACCTTCACCACACCATTAGAAATCAGCCAAATTCCATTAGACTTCGCCCCCTCTGTATAAAGGGCAACACCACGCAGTCTCATTATCTCTTTGGTGGACCTTACAAGTTGTTCGTGCACGGCTGATGGAAGGCTTCCCAACAAAGGATTGGCACTGACCAGTTGATGTGCTTCGGGAATGACAGCTAAAGGAGGATTTTGCAGAAGTCTCTTCGTGTCTGTCTGCGTTAAAACAGGAATTTTGTATATTCATTTGAATTATTCAGCCACTATTAGATAAGAACATATTTGCATCAAATACCTTGATAGCATTACGAAGATAAACTAGTTCCATCCTACTCAATAATCCAACCTTCTCAAGATCTTCACCATATTCAAATAGATGAATAAGCACTGAACATGCCACTTGCCTTGTTTTCAAAACATGCAGAACCTGAAAATATATCACTTCATGTGGAAGAGATACCATCTGTGAAGTCTAAACTACAGCATAACTAGCTAGTGTATAACAAGAGTGTGCCTTCAACTAACCTGCGGAAAAGCAAGACGGACATCATCCAGGAATTTTTTTGCTTCCTCTACTTCTAGTTCACTCTCACTAATGATTTCTGAAGCAATTTCACTATCACCTAAGACAAGAGCTACAGGTATTATAAATGGTTTCGCAAGTAACCAGTAAGAAGGCACTTTCTAAGTTATAGCATGACAAGACTTTTAATTCTCGAAAACAAATTACTAAGATTAATCTGTAGTGATGTATATTGTAACATTGAAGCCATTATAAGATTTTACATGTCTATAAGATGCATactgatatatatgtatgcataaaaGGCAATGTTGACTAATTAGCACATTTTGAGataaaactacttttttttatgtcgatctttaaaaaatttgtaccgCTGAAGTCATGTAGTTGCTTTTGTGCAATCCTATGGGCGCGGAGAAAGGCAGCAGATATGTAACAGGCAGATTCCAACCTTTTGACTGTTACGTAAACTTCAAGCTTATGGGGTAACCAACTGGTTTGCAAAAGGTTATAATAATTAGGGAAATCAACATTAGCTTTCAATCCATTCCAATCACATAGTGGTTTATACGAAACCAAGTCAAGGGCCTCATCCACAGATTGCATTAGAATTTTTGCTGTAGATTGATTGATGTTGCCTTCTACAAGCATCCGCCAATAAGCAGCTTGCAGACCTTGCAATGAAACACACTTTACCATTAGAAAGAGAATACTTAACCCAACAAAGTGAATCCACTATTCTTCATGATACAATAAATTATCCCAGTATTTCCCAACATCCCAATGTTATATGTTCCACATTCTTATCATCTAAAAATGCATATTGCTTACCATTTAAAAACCGCATACGTATATCAGATAGACAGATGTGCTCCACATTATTATCATTCTCTGATGGAGTATGAAGTTGGATATGCTCTCCCTCTGCATCATGCAAACACTTGATATGTTTCTCGACAGTAGGCCAATCAGTAGGTCCTAATTCCTCATCGTCTACAATGTCACTAAAAGCCTTCAGTGATTTTCTCCTCATCTGATACTTGGTGTACTTTAGTATTCTCATCTACCATAAAGATTAAAAGCATCTTAGTTTGACAAAACAACTCTTGAAGTACTAACTCTGAAAAGCAGAAAagatcacacacacaaaaagaaaataacaaagCATATGTACTAGCCTTGCTTAATATGTAAACCGATTTCATAATTAATTACGACTATACCTTAGCTGGTAATAGATTATCCATTTCTAGCATTCGCAAAACAAACTGAGTAGTCGATCCATTTATAACAATTGTTAGAAACACAATTCCGCCAGTGAAGAACACGAACTGCATGAGTACATAAACAATCACATAAACTATTTATTAAAGATCAAATGCAGCATATCAGTTACTTGAGTAAATTACAATCATCCGGATGCATTGTAGAAAAGGGTACCAAAGTTCCAGTTTTGCGATTGATGTATGCTGAGGTGTCACTAGATTGCTGCAAAGAGAACACAACAAGCAATTACAAGTAGCcatgataaaaagtaaaagatgataCTAGAAATTCTGATAGAAAAATCAATCACGGCAGGAATACTATGTTTAGACCACTTAAGGCTACCTGTATAGAAGCATAAATTTGACATATATTTTGAACATCATTTCGCAATTGGATTaccattttaataatttgacatcttatttataaattataagtacaATCGAACATGTATTATATTGACAAATCTATGCGAATCGAACATGTATTACTCTAATATCTTATTCTCAACAAGGATTGACTACTTAACGAAGATATTTGCATCACGGGCAAGATTATGTTGACAAATCTATGCAGATGAATATAGGACAATGTTGCAAGAACAGAAAGGGGAGTCACAGTCTCAGGGATTATAAGAGTTTTCAAGATAACTCACCTTAactgagagagaaagagataatGCCACTGCACCTCGCAAACCCGACCATACAAGAACAATAGCTTCTTTCCAATCTAAGCCATAACCAAAATAACATATAAAGGGATACAGTGATCCAACTACTACAACCCGTGAGATTTGTACCAAAATGTAGAGGAGTATGAGGTAGCCCCAAGAATTTTCTGTGATACATTAAAATATGTTCATGATAAGGGATTAGACTTATGAATACATAGATATGTTATTGCTCAAACATATAAAGAGGTAAGTAGATTCACAGACAATTAGTAGCAAtattgtagatatatatataataacaataactcACCATTAACTCTCTTTTCAAACTACAAACCAAAGTCATATTTAATTCAACACCGAGTTCAATCTTTACAAACGTCATCCTAATCTTAGTGTATCCAATCTAATTTCACTAGCTAGTTTTATTATCTTTCAATCATAAGGAATCAGTCATTTGCAAAGCATGTATCACAACGATAACAAACGCAAGTCTTATATAgctaaaaaaaatgtatgtagcGTGACAAACAAAATACGGAAGAATTAAATTACAGGTAAGTGGAACCTAGTAGGAGAACTAACGTTGGTTAGTAAGGACGCTTTCACTTCCAAGAATACCTTCAGCTATAACTACTCcactacaaaagaaaaaagatggtCAAACGGTCCTAATTCTACTTGCTAATTTATCTTGTTTCATTGTTGttgtttatctatatatatctctcTAACTCCTAGGAGGCATAAGAAAGCTCTTGTTTTCTATAGGAGGTTTTCTTCatataattaaagataaaagtagtttgaataaaaaaatatatcatggTTCAGGCTGCTCGTGGCAGCTTGAACGAAGAAGAAACTTTCTTCTAGGAACACACACCTTAAGATAAAGATAAGTGTGTTAGCGATATATGCCACCATTTCCCTGCAGTCCAACGAAAGAAAGGAACAACTTAAAAATAGGAGTAAATCTAAAACTACAAAAATAGAGGGATAAGCAACAGATGTGACGTCCCAATGCATAAGCAAATGGTTCTAACGCTTTAGGCCAGGCTATATCACGCAAGTCTAAGACGGTGCACTGTTCTTGTCTATTTTAACTTCATAGCAAGCAAGGCTCACATGAAAACTACAAAATGGTTTGTGACTTGAGAGTTGGCTTGGAACGTGCGTTTAACTGGAAATCCCTATGGCAGAGGGATTATAGACTCCTTTTCTGTTTAAATAAACTAACATATTTGTTTCTGTATAATGTATATCACTAGTGTTATTCAGTTTTGTGAGGTTAGATAGATTTTGTCGTAATTTAGAAATGTTCTTAAAAACTTATTTGGTCATCTGCTGGAAAGGCAATTACTTACGCCCTAGAGGCCAGCCTTTGGAATTTGATCTTATGAAGGGCTAATCCTTCCTTGTTAAGATTTTTTAGACTACTTAGATTAAATGAACATCTTAAGAGACAAAAAGTTACTG includes these proteins:
- the LOC122610514 gene encoding uncharacterized protein LOC122610514, translating into MVCASSKRHDELQKAKAIEIKELLELGEIKSGKGKNQVGTLRRVGDTRWGSHYNSICSLINMFGVTRAFLKGIMEDKTNNTQVMQKTDALSQGLQKKSQDILNAMESVSATKPDMKAPYKSTRYRPRKNDLHVTFEHFYRVDLFMETLDKQIHEIDCRFSEHKVELLSLGATLCSKQINIGDIVLLVEKYYPIDFTEQERNQLRCQLETFQVERINNAKLSKVPTLSDLCQTLVETGKNSMYDLVERVCRLLLTLPVSTETTERGISTMKIFKTRLRNKMSDDNLANSMVIYIEKEIASKFDAESIIEEFKVLKGRKAKL
- the LOC122580208 gene encoding sodium/hydrogen exchanger 8-like; amino-acid sequence: MALEVADSWQNNPILMPQESGSKPTNAVLFLAISLLLGVASRHLLKGTRVPYTAALLILGIAMGSLEYGTRHCLGKVGDGIRIWANIDPDLLLAVFLPALLFESSFSMEVHQIKKCMAQMVLLAGPGVLISTFFLGSVLKLMFPYNWSWNTSLLLGGLLGATDPVAVVAFLKELGASKKLSTIIEGESLMNDGVAIVVYTLFFRMVTGSNFSWWIVAKFLAATIGAVGLGIAFGLASYLWLGFIYDDPVIEVTLTFAVSYLVYFVAQEVADVSGVLTVMTLGMFYASFGRTLFKGGGQQSLHQFWEMVAYIANTLIFILSGVVIAEGILGSESVLTNQQNSWGYLILLYILVQISRVVVVGSLYPFICYFGYGLDWKEAIVLVWSGLRGAVALSLSLSVKQSSDTSAYINRKTGTLFVFFTGGIVFLTIVINGSTTQFVLRMLEMDNLLPAKMRILKYTKYQMRRKSLKAFSDIVDDEELGPTDWPTVEKHIKCLHDAEGEHIQLHTPSENDNNVEHICLSDIRMRFLNGLQAAYWRMLVEGNINQSTAKILMQSVDEALDLVSYKPLCDWNGLKANVDFPNYYNLLQTSWLPHKLEVYVTVKRLESACYISAAFLRAHRIAQKQLHDFSGDSEIASEIISESELEVEEAKKFLDDVRLAFPQVLHVLKTRQVACSVLIHLFEYGEDLEKVGLLSRMELVYLRNAIKTDTKRLLQNPPLAVIPEAHQLVSANPLLGSLPSAVHEQLVRSTKEIMRLRGVALYTEGAKSNGIWLISNGVVKWGSKITGSMHSLHSTFTHGSTLGLYEVLTGKPYICDIVTDSLVLGFFIDAEKLLSLLGTNHEAVDVLWQESSITLSKLLLPQIFEKMTMLDLRTLVAETSTVSTNIAGTSFELPKNVIGLLLEGSIRSQGALELLTAPAALFPTYEDRSGQVPEIAASYMVETRARMITFDIAGFEASRKAHGLTSSLLSYRGYHPPRSPLGESSPLMSGPDDHIV